Proteins encoded within one genomic window of Naumovozyma dairenensis CBS 421 chromosome 6, complete genome:
- the LAT1 gene encoding dihydrolipoyllysine-residue acetyltransferase (similar to Saccharomyces cerevisiae LAT1 (YNL071W); ancestral locus Anc_2.225): protein MSAILRAIPKISRSSGVIASTRSQINNQLRYQLHLRATYASSSYPPHMIIGMPALSPTMAQGNLAVWTKKEGDSLSPGEVIAEVETDKAQMDFEFQDEGFLAKILVPEGTKDIPVNKPIAVYVEEENDVPAFKDFKLDEVTGSTSNGSNDNTAKQQKEDGNEASKKLEDKSEEKPKSKPKSKKTTATTDKDATVNTSRIIASPLAKTIALENGIALKNMKGSGPHGRIVKADVMEFLEKNKNAPSSSTSSGGPTLSVSSTATSTSYEDMEISNMRKIIGDRLLQSTQSIPSYIISSKISVSKLLKLRKSLNSTANDKYKLSINDILIKAITVAAKRVPDANAYWMPDGKNIIRRFKNVDVSVAVATPTGLLTPIVKNADSKGLSTISKEVKELVKRAKINKLNPDEFQGGTICISNMGMNDAISMFTSIINPPQSTILAIGTVERVPVEDVTTENGFSFDDTMNITGTFDHRTIDGAKAAEFMKELKTVIENPLELLL from the coding sequence ATGTCAGCGATCTTAAGGGCCATTCCAAAAATCTCGAGATCTAGTGGAGTGATCGCATCAACAAGATCTCAAATCAATAATCAACTGAGATATCAATTGCATCTAAGAGCAACCTACgcatcttcttcatatcCGCCTCATATGATCATTGGTATGCCCGCTTTATCCCCTACCATGGCTCAGGGTAATTTGGCAGTTTGGACTAAAAAGGAAGGGGATTCATTATCTCCTGGTGAAGTTATTGCCGAGGTGGAAACTGATAAAGCTCAAATGGATTTCGAATTCCAAGATGAAGGGTTTTTAGCTAAGATTTTGGTCCCAGAAGGTACTAAAGATATCCCGGTGAATAAACCAATTGCCGTTTATGTCGAGGAGGAAAATGATGTTCCAgcatttaaagattttaaacTGGATGAGGTGACTGGCAGTACCAGTAATGGCAGTAATGATAACACTGCAAAGCAACAAAAGGAGGATGGAAACGAAGCATCCAAAAAACTTGAAGACAAATCTGAAGAAAAACCAAAATCAAAAccaaaatcaaagaaaacaacGGCTACAACTGACAAAGATGCCACTGTTAATActtcaagaattattgCTTCTCCATTGGCTAAGACAATTGCCTTGGAAAATGGTATCGCTTTGAAAAACATGAAGGGATCTGGCCCACATGGTAGAATCGTTAAGGCAGACGTAATggaatttttggaaaagaataaaaatgcaccatcatcatcaaccAGCAGTGGTGGACCTACATTATCCGTATCAAGTACTGCTACCTCTACCTCATATGAAGATATGGAAATTTCAAACATGAGGAAAATTATCGGTGATCGTTTATTACAATCAACACAAAGTATCCCATCTTATATCATTTCATCCAAAATATCtgtttctaaattattaaaattgagaaaatcattgaattcCACTGCAAATGATAAGtataaattatcaataaatgATATCTTAATTAAAGCCATTACAGTGGCAGCCAAGAGAGTTCCCGATGCTAATGCATATTGGATGCCCGATggtaaaaatataatcaGAAGGTTTAAGAATGTAGATGTTTCAGTTGCTGTGGCTACACCAACAGGTTTATTGACACCAATAGTGAAAAATGCGGATTCAAAAGGGTTAAGTACTATTTCTAAAGAAGTTAAAGAGTTAGTCAAACGCGCCAagataaataaattgaatccAGATGAGTTCCAAGGTGGTACCATTTGTATCTCCAATATGGGTATGAACGATGCAATTTCCATGTTCACATCTATTATTAATCCACCACAATCAACCATTTTGGCTATCGGTACTGTGGAACGGGTCCCTGTAGAAGATGTAACCACTGAAAATGGGTTTTCATTCGATGATACGATGAATATTACAGGTACATTTGATCATAGAACTATTGATGGAGCTAAAGCAGCAGAATTcatgaaagaattaaagaCTGTCATTGAAAACCCATTAGAATTGTTGCTATGA
- the RNH201 gene encoding ribonuclease H2 catalytic subunit RNH201 (similar to Saccharomyces cerevisiae RNH201 (YNL072W); ancestral locus Anc_2.224) yields the protein MTGSSMSTTPTLLPPTVESALQSIHTTSYFSPVPPSILGNNDASPIIMGVDEAGRGPVLGPMVYGVSYCTEEYQNETIIPNYEFDDSKKLTDPIRRKLFSKMYRHNSHDLQKDEIELDSIGYATTSITPLDISSGMLKYPPEKVYNLNEQAHDVTMALIQGVLNLGVNLSHVYVDTVGPSQTYQKKLQDRFPSVEFTVTKKADSLFCVVSVASVVAKVTRDILVESLKRPEVDEIIGSGYPSDAKTTKWLRENQTLLFGWPKEMVRFSWQTCQTLLKKNDEANGLLIQWEEDFINSKEK from the coding sequence ATGACAGGCTCTTCCATGTCTACGACCCCAACTCTTCTACCACCAACAGTGGAATCCGCACTACAATCCATCCATACAACATCATATTTCTCCCCAGTTCCACCATCCATACTTGGAAACAATGACGCATCTCCCATCATAATGGGTGTGGATGAAGCAGGTCGTGGGCCAGTCTTGGGTCCCATGGTTTACGGAGTCAGTTACTGCACGGAAGAATATCAAAATGAAACTATTATACCAAATTATGAATTCGATGACTCCAAAAAATTAACAGACCCAATCCGTCGAAAATTATTCTCCAAAATGTATCGTCATAACTCTCATGATCTCCAGAAAGATGAGATTGAACTGGACAGCATAGGGTACGCTACTACCTCCATTACACCGTTGGATATATCATCAGGAATGTTGAAATATCCACCTGaaaaagtatataatttgaatgaacAAGCTCACGATGTTACTATGGCTTTGATACAAGGTGTGTTAAACTTGGGTGTCAATTTGAGTCATGTTTATGTAGATACTGTGGGTCCTTCACAAACTTATCAGAAAAAATTGCAAGATAGGTTTCCCTCCGTGGAATTCACCGTCACGAAAAAGGCAGATTCTTTGTTTTGTGTGGTTAGTGTAGCTAGTGTCGTTGCTAAGGTTACTAGAGATATACTGGTGgaatctttgaaaagacCTGAAGTGGATGAAATTATTGGATCCGGATATCCTTCAGATGCGAAGACTACTAAATGGTTACGTGAAAATCAAACTTTATTGTTTGGGTGGCCAAAGGAAATGGTTAGGTTTTCATGGCAAACTTGTCAAACtctattgaagaagaatgatGAAGCGAATGGGTTACTTATACAATGGGAGGAAGATTttataaattcaaaagaaaaataa
- the MLF3 gene encoding Mlf3p (similar to Saccharomyces cerevisiae VHS2 (YIL135C) and MLF3 (YNL074C); ancestral locus Anc_2.222) gives MNDEVRSLDDIAMDLDIDLNLDLNVNMERDIPLDADPLLKVPPSPTVSEDSMIFERNVQEQPYLLSSQSVNTSQTTVDDGSRISLKGKNYQNPTMKQQFIDNPTIFSPVPMNPSSSLDLNNIRQRKPSLSASSTSLASSIRSSSVSVSSSSYSFSNFITHPQTPSKFIYLASPSASPSFNQKLQKNNRVSSSIPSVRYNNHHHHHQHHHHLENFVAPALDASCSLINDENTHFDDVDLIFSHRPSSTAALSDALRRSSFNSFGSSLQNFPSSSSHSSDPDPDPDTVDPVDSTSNDVHNSSSSSSLSSSSQTTVTSNNNDNNDNNDNNDNNANDNIDHINKVSAKESKPRILRFYSFADMLSDEISTTIQNPSCIQQSKSQSQLPSTNFLNPFNARTTKNVNTDTNTNNNNYSNRSRENSSSLLSPLANLNSRRYPSSLPQSSKKLSSHSNPSILSDKNKIKSFDFDSSESEYDDFSDIENDGNKNTNEISYKNNNIFSNKNLNKYTKSRSQSQSHTTRGCFSKSSTSLKKPQSTSASSSSSSLLLSTPITTVQSPPSISTPSPLLKARSYSNNNINMRNINIVRNKNNTNTSNFCHSPIQQTQKKPPTLSKQKGNTLSTLPKLSSITNTTLNNTNTINSYSTSNSTSTSNILSNTPEETRKSNYSSSSSTLSLPLSQQTLQQAKLSAILRYKIKNTTTTTNTNTKTTK, from the coding sequence atgaatgaCGAAGTACGCAGTCTAGATGATATCGCAATGGATCTTGACATTGATCTAAATTTAGATCTAAACGTGAACATGGAGAGAGACATCCCTCTAGATGCAGATCCACTTCTAAAGGTACCACCTTCTCCTACGGTGAGTGAAGACTCCATGATTTTCGAAAGAAACGTTCAAGAGCAACCATATCTTTTGTCTTCTCAAAGTGTTAACACTAGCCAAACTACAGTTGATGATGGAAGTAGAATCTCACTAAAAGGGAAAAATTACCAAAACCCTACGATGAAACAACAATTTATCGATAATCCAACTATCTTCTCCCCTGTTCCAATGAACCCATCTTCATCACTGGATCTCAATAACATTAGACAAAGGAAACCATCGTTGTCTGCGTCTTCTACATCATTAGCTTCTTCAATTAGGTCATCTTCAGTTTCAGtatcatcctcatcatattctttttccaatttcatCACTCATCCGCAAACCCCTTCGAAGTTCATATACCTTGCATCACCATCAGCATCACCATCCTTTAACCAGAAATtgcaaaaaaataacagagtatcatcatcaattcCTTCTGTTCGTtataataatcatcatcaccatcatcaacatcaccaccatttagaaaatttcGTAGCACCCGCATTAGATGCTAGTTGTTCCttaataaatgatgaaaatactcattttgatgatgtagatttgatattttctcATAGACCTTCTTCAACAGCTGCCCTAAGTGATGCTTTAAGAAGATcctctttcaattcttttgGTTCATCTTTACAGAATTTcccttcatcttcttcccATTCATCAGATCCGGATCCGGATCCGGATACTGTTGATCCTGTTGATTCAACTTCAAACGACGTACACAactcttcctcttcctcttcattatcatcctCATCACAAACAACAGTTAcatccaataataatgacaataatgacaataatgacaataatgacaataatgCTAACGACAATATCGACCATATAAACAAAGTATCTGCAAAAGAGAGCAAGCCAAGAATATTAAGATTTTATTCTTTTGCAGATATGTTATCTGATGAAATATCAACGACCATACAAAATCCTTCTTGTATTCAACAATCAAAATCGCAGTCACAGTTACCatcaacaaattttttgaacCCATTTAATGCAAGAACAACCAAGAATGTCAATACCGATACCAATaccaataacaataattatTCTAATCGTTCAAGGGAAAATTCTTCCTCTTTACTATCACCATTAGcaaatttaaattcaagACGTtatccttcttctttaccTCAATCCTCGAAGAAATTATCTTCACATAGTAATCCTTCCATTCTATCggataaaaataaaattaaaagtttTGACTTCGATTCTAGTGAAAGTGAATATGATGATTTTTCAGATATTGAGAATGATGGGAACAAAAATACAAATGAAATATCAtacaaaaacaacaatatattttcGAATAAAAacttaaataaatatactaaGTCAAGGTCACAATCACAATCACACACAACAAGAGGATGTTTTTCAAAGAGTTCAACTTCATTAAAAAAACCACAATCCACttcagcatcatcatcttcatcgtcattACTACTTTCAACACCCATTACAACTGTTCAATCCCCACCTTCTATATCAACACCATCTCCTCTACTGAAAGCAAGAAgttattcaaataataacattaatatgagaaatatcaatatcgttagaaataaaaacaatacCAATACCAGTAATTTTTGCCATTCTCCTATTCAACAAACGCAGAAAAAACCACCAACTTTATCGAAACAAAAAGGAAATACTTTATCAACTTTACCAAAGTTGTCATCAATAACGAATACCACTTTAAACAATACAAATACTAttaattcatattcaacatcaaattcaacttCAACTTCAAATATTCTATCAAACACACCAGAAGAGACAAGAAAATCCAAttattcatcttcttcctcaaCTCTATCTCTACCACTATCGCAACAAACTCTGCAACAAGCCAAATTAAGTGCCATACTGAgatataaaattaaaaataccACTACAACTACCAATACCAATAccaaaacaacaaaataa